The following proteins come from a genomic window of Rutidosis leptorrhynchoides isolate AG116_Rl617_1_P2 chromosome 10, CSIRO_AGI_Rlap_v1, whole genome shotgun sequence:
- the LOC139871830 gene encoding small ribosomal subunit protein eS4-like, translating to MKRLNAPKHWMLDKLGGAFAPKPSSGPHKARECLPLILILRNRLKYALTYREVQSILMQRHVLVDNKVRTDKTYPAGFMDVVSIPKTNESFRLLYDTKGRFRLHSIRDEESKFKLCKVRSVQFGSKGIPYINTYDGRTIRYPDPLIKANDTIKFDLESQKIVDFIKFDVGNVVMVTGGRNTGRVGILKNREKHKGSFETVHIQDSTGHEFATRLGNVFTLGKGSKPWVSLPKGKGIKLTIIEEARKRQAAKEATA from the exons ATGAAGAGGCTCAATGCGCCAAAGCATTGGATGCTTGACAAACTTGGTGGTGCTTTT GCTCCTAAACCATCATCTGGGCCTCACAAAGCTAGGGAATGCCTGCCTTTGATTCTCATTTTAAGGAATAGGCTGAAATACGCTTTGACTTATCGTGAGGTGCAATCAATTCTGATGCAACGTCATGTTCTTGTTGACAACAAGGTCCGGACCGACAAGACCTATCCGGCCGGATTCATGG ATGTTGTTTCCATCCCCAAGACCAACGAAAGCTTCCGCCTTTTATATGATACCAAAGGCCGATTCAGACTACACTCAATCAGGGATGAAGAATCAAAG TTTAAGTTGTGCAAGGTTCGTTCTGTTCAGTTTGGTTCAAAAGGCATTCCATACATCAATACTTATGATGGACGTACCATCCGATACCCCGATCCTCTCATCAAGGCCAACGACACCATCAAGTTTGATCTGGAATCTCAAAAGATcgtcgatttcatcaagtttgacgTCGGGAACGTTGTTATGGTAACTGGTGGAAGAAACACAGGTCGTGTTGGGATACTCAAGAACAGGGAGAAACATAAGGGAAGCTTCGAAACCGTACACATTCAAGATTCTACTGGTCATGAGTTTGCAACACGTCTAGGCAATGTGTTTACTCTTGGAAAGGGTTCAAAGCCATGGGTGTCCCTCCCCAAGGGTAAGGGTATTAAGTTGACCATTATCGAGGAAGCTAGGAAAAGGCAAGCTGCCAAAGAAGCTACTGCTTAG